From the genome of Lotus japonicus ecotype B-129 chromosome 6, LjGifu_v1.2, one region includes:
- the LOC130723217 gene encoding uncharacterized protein LOC130723217, whose amino-acid sequence MGTEILRPQNCLIERIRAPPASFSRRRTTYGNCGAYLNAPGRANRKPVARPEQRKRVVERRPSSDDSKVARGSGLVMEKVTILRRGESLDSQIKSEALKREGDELVVVGTQRLGPDPEMVPKQIRIMDGQIGFDMYAGSAFAMSPSPSALPLPSFWKKVAPAVAVDDSATRDLRRLLRLE is encoded by the coding sequence ATGGGTACGGAGATTCTACGGCCGCAGAATTGCTTAATCGAACGGATCAGAGCACCACCGGCGAGTTTTTCCCGGCGGAGAACAACCTATGGAAACTGCGGTGCTTACCTTAACGCTCCCGGCAGGGCTAACCGGAAACCGGTGGCCCGGCCGGAGCAAAGGAAGCGGGTGGTGGAGAGACGTCCGAGCTCCGATGATTCTAAGGTGGCGAGAGGCAGCGGGTTGGTGATGGAGAAGGTGACGATTCTCCGGCGAGGAGAATCGCTCGATTCGCAGATCAAGAGCGAGGCGTTGAAGAGAGAAGGTGACGAGCTCGTGGTTGTTGGGACTCAGCGGCTTGGACCCGACCCGGAAATGGTTCCTAAGCAGATCCGGATCATGGATGGCCAGATCGGGTTTGACATGTACGCTGGATCGGCGTTTGCGATGTCGCCGTCGCCGAGCGCGCTTCCTTTGCCGTCTTTTTGGAAGAAGGTTGCGCCGGCGGTGGCTGTTGACGACTCCGCCACGCGGGATCTGAGGCGCTTGCTCCGGTTGGAATGA
- the LOC130726774 gene encoding protein DMP2-like, giving the protein MSSTIAKKTFSGVGSLIKLLPTGTVFLFQFLSPIVTNTGHCNTVNKYLSSILLVVCGFNCVFSSFTDSYTGSDGHRHYGIVTAKGIWPSPASGNIDLSKYKLRFGDFVHGFISLIVFAVLGLLDINIVRCFYPEFESSEKVLLQVVPPVIGAIASAVFMIFPGTRHGIGYPTSTDSNDTSENSQKK; this is encoded by the coding sequence ATGAGTAGTACCATAGCAAAAAAGACGTTCTCCGGAGTTGGGAGCCTCATCAAGCTCCTCCCAACCGGCACGGTCTTCCTTTTCCAGTTCCTCAGCCCCATCGTGACCAACACCGGACACTGCAACACCGTCAACAAGTACCTCAGCAGCATTCTCCTCGTTGTCTGCGGCTTCAACTGCGTGTTCTCTTCCTTCACCGACAGCTACACCGGAAGTGATGGCCATAGGCACTATGGCATCGTCACCGCCAAGGGTATCTGGCCATCTCCGGCGTCGGGGAACATTGACTTGTCCAAGTACAAGCTCCGGTTCGGTGACTTCGTGCATGGTTTCATTTCGTTGATTGTGTTTGCTGTGTTGGGGCTTCTTGACATCAACATTGTTCGCTGCTTCTACCCGGAGTTTGAATCCTCTGAGAAGGTTCTGCTGCAGGTGGTGCCTCCGGTTATTGGTGCAATTGCTAGTGCGGTTTTCATGATATTCCCTGGTACTCGCCATGGAATTGGATACCCCACAAGCACTGATTCAAATGATACCTCCGAAAATTCTCAGAAGAAATAA